tcaatgcattatgttatgtcagtaatctctctctctcttccctgtagtcttgtgatctctgtccctctgtttgtccctctctctgtttctcagtctgcaggtccttctctccgtggtgctgcagaacctggccCTGTGTCtgtcaacactgatgtccatatcactggcattagcatttctagttttatacagcagctctttcgtcagtatcttgttcaacAGCCtctgttacattttgtttttgtctgctcctgctctctgtctttctatcaGTTCCcaatccatctccttgtttttgactcgccTCCTATCTGTCCTTGTCTCGCCTGCCCTCtcttgccctctctctctcgccctctctcgctctcttcctctctccctctgtctctcttccagACAGAtgtctgtccaccatgagcctaggttctgtccaaggtttctgccttttaaagggaagtttttccttgcctcagttgccaaagtgcttgctcttgtgggacaagttgggttctgtctttccctgcaggtctttccctgctagacctgtaaagtgccttgagataactttctgttgtgatctggaactatattaatacaatttaattgaatttaattgaataatgctttgcatgatttaaaaatgaatttgtGTTGGAATATGTATTTCAGTCGCACTGAAGTCAATGTTAGTGGATTACAGTGGAAATCAATACTGCGTAAACAGCTACAAATATTTGGTTTTTAAGAGCCATCAGATATGCATCTAATGATTAATGTTATCATTAATGTCATTCTAAATTCCACTGATCGCCCACTGGCTAGACTTGCAGCTGATCCGAGTTCTGGGTTGACTGCCCGAGGTCTGTGACACAGTTCTgtggcctttgtgtgtgttcttgatAACCTCTGTCTGGCTGCACACTatcagctcctcctctcttgtTACCCGGTGACACAGTTCATGTAAACATGAGTATACTATAAAAATGGGGTCTGCAGCAGCAAGCAATGTAGCTCGGGCCCAGCTCTGCTGTCTTCACAGGCATCCACATCATCATGAAGATGATTAGCCACGTCCTCTGTCTGGCTCTGGCCATGGCATTGGTTCCATCGTAAGTATTCCTGCACTGATCTTGGAGGGACAAATGTATTCTTGTGTCTAAAAACTATACATGTAAAACAGCTTCTTCTCTTCAAAATGGATAGTaatttttaaaatctaaataatCAGaatgtttttccttctctgtcCAGCTCTCTATGTGATCACCATTTGGAAGGTGAGCCGAATATGATGAAAGGCTTTCAAACTCATTTAGGGATTGACATCTTTGTCATCAGGGAGAGAAATCATGATGATTAACACTTAATTAGAAAACGCATAACTAACATTATATTTTGCAGATCCCTTTGACCGCTGCAACATTGAGATGGATGCCATCACCATCAATGAAAAGGATGGAGTCCCATACTTTTTCAAGGGTAAGTCTCTATGTATTGTCCAATCATGTTCATTCTAATATGTTCATACAATGTAAAGTCACTTGCCGCGTGACTGCAGCCAATAAGTGTTGCTTCTTTGAGATTACAGTCCAACCTTTTCACTTCTCAAGCTgttgaaaaaaatattccttGTTACATCTAAAGGTTACTAAAGGTTGCTTAATGTGTTTTCTGTACGTGGGCCAGGTGACCACCTGTTCAAAGGCTTCCACGGTAAAGCAGAGTTTTCCAATCAGTCCTTCGCTGAGATGGATGACGATCACCACCTCGGCCATGTAGATGCTGCGTTCCTTTTGCACTCTGAGGACGGCAGTGAACATGACCACATTTACTTCTTCTTGGTACAGTCCAGTTTGTGACCCTTGTGATTGTTCTCAGCCCTTTctaaaatattatatttcatttattcattcattcattcagctgtCAGGTGATTCCAGTCATTTCACATTCTACTTTTTGctaatttgtttttccaactattaaattttttttataaattaatCAGCTCATAATGAAAGATAATACCTATTTTAATCTGTATTTGAAAAAAGTGACGACACAAAGGTATTACAGATAATGGTCTGAAAAGGGTGTGAACAGGAATGATGAGGTTATCTTGAGCAGTCTGGCTTGTAAAATGCAGGACATTGAAAGAACTGCAGGTTCTAAACAGAAATTTACAGTCTAGTACAACATGCAAACAATACTAAAATTCTGGAACAAtgaattttaaatgcaaataaaattcTGTTTATTGATTGTGCATTGCGTTTAACTTTGAATGCGCTGCCATCTTTTTCCACAGGACCACAAGGTCTTCAGCTATCATGACCACGAGATTGAGGCTGGCTTTCCCAAGGACATCTCCGAAGTATTCCATGGAATCCCTGATCATCTGGATGCTGCTGTTGAGTGTCCCAAGACAGACTGTGATGAACACTCTGTCATCTTCTTCAAGGGTCAATATTTTTACCTCCATTACTTCAAGAAAACAATAATCCTCGAATCATAaatacactgtaaaacactggGACtgggttttatgcattttcaataggatattttaatgacatttcgAGAACATTTTATATCTTAAGATGataggattaaaaataaataaatacattttggctATTTTCAACAAATGTGCTCCCCAACAATAATTGTAAATGGGTTTTATTTCTACAGAACACAAGATCTTCCACTTCAACATCAAAACCAAGTCTGTAGATGAAAAAGAGTTTCATTCCATGCCAAACTGCACGTCTGCTTTCCGCTTCATGAAACACTACTACTGCTTCCACGGACACGAGTTCTCCAAGTTTGACCCAAAGACAGGAGAGGTGACCGGCACATATCCCAAAGAGGCCCGTGGCTACTTCATGAGATGCGAGTTTGGTAAGTGaggaatacatttattttcagcatCTCACTAATCCACTTCaagttttatttatatgtatCATGTGTTCAATGAGGAAACAGCTAAACTGCTACCCCATCAAAATGTAAGCTTGAACCTCACTGAGGCTTGTTTTAGAATGAATGAAGCAATTGTACAGCACTCTCAATGCATCAACTATCAAAGTTCATTTCAGagctgcatcatggcgtactgtcAGAGCAAGGGCAGGCTTCCCAGGCATTTTTGACATTAGCGTTGTGCTTTTTTTGCTGCTCAGGTAAAGATGGTGAACAGAGCGCCCACGAAGACAGAGAGCGCTGCAGCTATGTCCACCTGGACGCCATCACATCTGACCACCATGGCCACATGTATGCCTTCAGAGGTGAGAACTTCTCACTGAGAAGCATAAGTATCCTAAAAAAAGAGATATAACGTGTCTTTAATTACTGCGCTTCAGACATGCTGTTACACAGATTAACTGTGCACAGAACCAAAGCTGAGCTAAGCTAAACTGACCTCGAGTCTTGAGTATTTTCTCCTTTCAGACACATTTTTGATTGTGTCAGGTTGACGTTTggaaagtgaaacaaaataatttgtgtacagtttgtgtttttttttttttttttttacagcattctAAATGTTTATCTTATCTCGCAGCCCACTATTTCCTCCACAAGGCTGAGGGCAACGATACTCTGATAGCCGACCAAATCACTCATGTTTTCAAGGATATGGATGATGAAGTGGATGCTGTTTTCTCC
This region of Brachionichthys hirsutus isolate HB-005 chromosome 12, CSIRO-AGI_Bhir_v1, whole genome shotgun sequence genomic DNA includes:
- the hpxa gene encoding LOW QUALITY PROTEIN: hemopexin (The sequence of the model RefSeq protein was modified relative to this genomic sequence to represent the inferred CDS: substituted 1 base at 1 genomic stop codon), which produces MKMISHVLCLALAMALVPSXVLYFADPFDRCNIEMDAITINEKDGVPYFFKGDHLFKGFHGKAEFSNQSFAEMDDDHHLGHVDAAFLLHSEDGSEHDHIYFFLDHKVFSYHDHEIEAGFPKDISEVFHGIPDHLDAAVECPKTDCDEHSVIFFKEHKIFHFNIKTKSVDEKEFHSMPNCTSAFRFMKHYYCFHGHEFSKFDPKTGEVTGTYPKEARGYFMRCEFDGEQSAHEDRERCSYVHLDAITSDHHGHMYAFRAHYFLHKAEGNDTLIADQITHVFKDMDDEVDAVFSYQDHLHMIHGNQVFSYNASEPHTKQEGYPKTVKEELGLDGPIDAAFVCEDNHIVHVIKGDKIYDVDLDSPAPRVASKELPISVFKNIHASMCDAEGVTVVVGHHFYRFESLMLFLTSRAFPRPHLVAEEMFGCDH